One stretch of Roseimicrobium sp. ORNL1 DNA includes these proteins:
- a CDS encoding serine/threonine-protein kinase, which produces MADRYQFVRKVAQGGFGEVYTAFDRTLKREVAIKRLLNKNDGAEEAAAEEAFQREALVLAAMQHPNIVNIFDFDRDEEGTFVVMEMLEGKTLKEALDRGALTWEDFHRLVRQTLDAIVAAHKADILHRDLKPENIFLKRTITGSWTVKVLDFGLAKLSQTPSRQTMDGKGNVFGSIYYMAPEQFRREALDVRTDIYALGCLFYQALTQRFPFEGDNMAGTMDAHLNHLVKSVELRRKDTPPAVAAWLMKMISADRKERPSTALIARKEFEDALDGKMPVPNGMVALPPSVTGSTRTSTTSSGPPPAPVARPPMTMASGRASAHSNGNGSSGGIAVAAEAPTHRNPPTQRGAPTQRGAPTASPARATSGVVTVNPRPVMSTAAVTHSEDAGAWAKYKNYVLAGVPVLLAVGFFVFIMGRGEETKAAGTPSTSTTPKPATPAAASTPSAPSSSSNSQSGWPSSLPKAVALTLPLEDQLVWRCRADTEIWHKGLSGNEDRRVPTGQGARIHVWKSIAPVLKEVWMRGYDNTPEHLPAVTVGDCNGPGTTRTRISFAGEAGLRNILDSSAALKVPGNGVAGSTGVTVAVVFRANASKKDKSIRPVLLSSSWSKDTLSIHHSHIAGQYWARVQHGETLVLPLVRPATFEKKGSPWMWSVVVAVWDAKAGKVRVAVRSPDGKITHSDEASLPTGMPMMDQLTFGYYPLPSDTKLEKDEKFDGDMTEVAVYQHALDKGNQEKVLNGLWDCYFLQR; this is translated from the coding sequence ATATCTTCGACTTCGATCGGGACGAAGAAGGCACGTTCGTGGTGATGGAGATGCTGGAGGGCAAGACCCTCAAGGAAGCACTCGACCGCGGCGCGCTCACTTGGGAAGACTTCCATCGTCTCGTGCGCCAGACCTTGGATGCCATCGTCGCTGCTCACAAAGCGGACATCCTGCACCGCGACCTCAAGCCAGAGAACATTTTTCTCAAGCGCACGATCACCGGCTCCTGGACGGTGAAGGTGCTGGACTTCGGTCTTGCCAAACTTTCCCAAACACCCAGCCGCCAGACCATGGACGGCAAGGGGAACGTCTTCGGCTCCATCTATTATATGGCTCCGGAGCAGTTCCGGCGTGAGGCGCTTGATGTACGCACGGATATTTATGCCTTGGGCTGCCTCTTCTACCAGGCGCTGACCCAGCGCTTCCCCTTCGAGGGGGACAACATGGCCGGCACCATGGACGCCCACCTGAATCATCTGGTGAAGTCCGTGGAACTACGGCGTAAAGACACGCCGCCCGCTGTGGCTGCATGGCTGATGAAGATGATTTCCGCGGATCGCAAGGAGCGTCCCTCCACGGCCCTGATCGCACGCAAGGAATTCGAAGACGCGTTGGATGGCAAAATGCCGGTGCCCAACGGCATGGTGGCCCTGCCACCTTCGGTCACTGGCTCCACACGGACTTCCACGACATCATCTGGACCGCCTCCCGCTCCAGTGGCGCGCCCTCCGATGACGATGGCTTCGGGGAGAGCGTCGGCCCATTCCAATGGCAACGGCTCCTCGGGTGGCATCGCGGTGGCGGCTGAAGCACCGACTCATCGCAATCCGCCGACGCAACGCGGTGCGCCTACACAGCGCGGAGCTCCCACCGCCTCTCCCGCGCGCGCCACATCCGGTGTGGTGACCGTGAATCCGCGTCCCGTCATGTCCACTGCTGCAGTGACGCATTCTGAAGATGCCGGCGCATGGGCGAAGTACAAAAATTACGTCCTCGCCGGGGTGCCCGTGCTGCTCGCCGTGGGCTTCTTTGTCTTCATCATGGGGCGCGGCGAGGAAACCAAAGCGGCGGGAACCCCAAGCACATCAACGACGCCGAAGCCAGCTACGCCGGCGGCTGCGTCCACGCCGTCTGCACCTTCGTCCTCATCGAATTCTCAGTCCGGTTGGCCCTCGTCGCTGCCCAAGGCTGTGGCTCTCACGCTGCCCTTGGAAGACCAGCTCGTGTGGCGCTGCCGTGCAGACACGGAAATCTGGCACAAGGGTCTCAGTGGCAATGAGGACCGCAGGGTTCCCACCGGCCAGGGAGCGCGCATTCATGTGTGGAAGAGCATCGCTCCCGTCCTGAAGGAAGTGTGGATGAGAGGTTATGACAACACCCCCGAACATCTTCCCGCGGTGACGGTGGGAGATTGCAACGGACCAGGGACCACGCGCACGCGAATCAGCTTCGCTGGCGAGGCGGGCCTTCGCAATATTCTCGACTCCAGTGCGGCGCTTAAGGTTCCAGGGAATGGCGTAGCCGGTTCGACTGGCGTCACCGTCGCGGTGGTCTTTCGCGCCAATGCGTCCAAGAAGGACAAGTCCATCCGTCCGGTACTCCTGAGCTCCAGCTGGTCCAAGGATACCCTCAGCATCCACCACAGTCATATCGCCGGCCAGTACTGGGCGCGCGTGCAGCATGGGGAAACGCTGGTGCTGCCGCTGGTGCGCCCTGCCACCTTTGAGAAGAAGGGCTCGCCCTGGATGTGGTCGGTGGTCGTCGCTGTGTGGGATGCCAAGGCTGGCAAGGTGCGTGTGGCAGTCCGCTCTCCAGATGGGAAGATCACCCACTCGGATGAGGCTTCCCTGCCGACTGGCATGCCGATGATGGATCAGCTCACCTTTGGCTACTATCCGCTTCCCTCCGACACCAAGCTGGAGAAGGACGAGAAGTTCGACGGCGACATGACGGAAGTGGCCGTGTACCAGCATGCGCTTGACAAGGGCAATCAGGAGAAGGTGCTCAACGGCCTTTGGGATTGCTACTTCCTGCAGCGGTAA
- a CDS encoding TonB-dependent siderophore receptor: MKRRSSRSKSSTRRHATEGLAVTTTLLCAAGNLAAQNAAPAPTAPTNATTLPPVVVEGSQDKVYKPERVESPKIQGPLRDVPQTITVIPEAVIKEQNATSLRDVLRNVPGISIQAGEGGGGPAGDNLSIRGFNAKTDIFVDNVRDFGGYTRDPFNFQQVEVFKGPSSTNAGRGSTGGSINLVSKAAQLQPFYAADVGGGTDNYFRATLDVNQPLWTNQAPGTPLPAPVSGKGVVNVSGKGAKSVAPVAPGPETGAALRLNGLYHHADIPGRDYVEDERWGLAGSLVFGLGTDTRLTLNYFHLEQDNQPDYGIPWVPDTVTSLSKYANKAAPVPFHNYYGLTDRDYEEISTDIGTAIFEHDFSDNLRLRSLFRVGRTTRDSIISAPRFAGTGTTLNHQLQSRDQEDTIYSNQTDITAEFETGALRHTLTGGFELTREESENRARASTVTPQSDLFHPNPTQNFTGRIYHTGAYSAADVDSAALYLFDKVAIGDHWEVNGGLRWDYLETDFTDGHADGGSDHYNRDDSLLSWRAALVYKPAENGSIYFAYGTSFNPATELLVSSSASAVVNQFNTDPEENRSYEVGTKWDILDEKVSFTAALFRTEKTNARTADPADPTNFELSGEQVVQGAEFGINGNITDSWRVFAGYTYLDSEIEASANADEVGNHVPNTPEHSFNLWTVYDLPYGFQIGAGAQYVGSRFNNNLNQREAPDYWTFDAMLGYQVNENIAIRLNVYNLADEDYIDRVGGGHFVPGPGRSAVVSLNVKF; the protein is encoded by the coding sequence ATGAAGAGACGCAGCTCCCGCAGCAAGTCTTCTACTCGCAGACACGCGACCGAAGGTCTTGCCGTTACTACGACGCTCCTTTGCGCAGCCGGCAATCTGGCGGCCCAGAATGCCGCTCCTGCCCCCACAGCTCCCACGAACGCCACCACACTTCCCCCCGTGGTCGTGGAAGGCTCCCAGGACAAGGTTTACAAGCCCGAGCGCGTTGAGTCGCCCAAGATCCAGGGCCCGCTTCGCGACGTTCCCCAGACCATCACCGTCATCCCGGAAGCGGTCATCAAGGAGCAGAACGCAACCTCCCTTCGCGACGTGCTGCGCAACGTCCCCGGCATCTCCATCCAGGCGGGTGAAGGTGGCGGCGGCCCTGCCGGTGACAACCTTTCCATCCGTGGCTTCAACGCCAAGACCGACATCTTCGTGGACAACGTCCGCGACTTCGGTGGCTACACCCGTGACCCCTTCAACTTCCAACAGGTGGAAGTGTTCAAGGGACCTTCCTCCACCAACGCCGGTCGTGGATCCACCGGTGGTTCCATCAACCTCGTCTCCAAAGCCGCTCAGCTTCAGCCCTTCTATGCAGCAGATGTGGGCGGCGGCACGGACAACTACTTCCGTGCTACGCTGGACGTCAACCAGCCTCTCTGGACCAACCAGGCACCCGGCACGCCGCTGCCTGCTCCTGTGTCCGGCAAGGGCGTGGTGAACGTCTCTGGCAAGGGTGCAAAGTCCGTGGCTCCCGTGGCCCCCGGCCCGGAAACCGGTGCTGCGCTGCGCTTGAATGGCCTCTACCATCACGCCGATATCCCCGGCCGTGACTACGTGGAAGATGAACGCTGGGGCCTTGCAGGTTCCCTCGTGTTCGGCCTTGGTACAGACACCCGTCTTACCCTGAACTATTTCCACCTTGAGCAGGACAACCAGCCTGACTACGGCATCCCGTGGGTGCCGGACACCGTCACCAGCCTGAGCAAGTATGCGAACAAGGCCGCTCCGGTGCCCTTCCACAACTACTACGGTCTGACGGATCGCGACTACGAAGAAATCAGCACGGACATCGGCACTGCCATCTTCGAGCATGACTTCTCGGACAACCTGCGCCTCCGCAGCCTGTTCCGCGTGGGCCGCACCACTCGTGACTCCATCATCTCCGCGCCGCGTTTTGCTGGCACGGGCACCACGCTGAACCATCAGCTCCAGTCCCGCGATCAGGAAGACACCATCTACTCGAACCAGACCGACATCACGGCTGAATTCGAAACGGGCGCTCTCAGGCACACCCTCACTGGCGGCTTCGAGCTGACGCGTGAAGAGTCTGAGAACCGCGCGCGTGCGTCCACCGTGACTCCGCAGTCGGACCTCTTCCATCCGAACCCGACGCAGAATTTCACCGGTCGCATCTACCACACCGGCGCCTACTCGGCTGCTGATGTGGACTCCGCTGCCCTCTACCTCTTCGACAAGGTAGCCATCGGTGACCATTGGGAAGTCAACGGCGGCCTCCGCTGGGACTACCTCGAAACCGACTTCACCGACGGTCATGCTGACGGTGGCTCGGATCACTACAATCGTGACGACAGCCTGCTGAGCTGGCGCGCCGCCCTGGTCTACAAGCCAGCGGAAAACGGCAGCATCTACTTCGCGTACGGCACTTCGTTTAACCCCGCGACCGAACTGCTCGTGAGCAGCTCCGCCTCCGCGGTGGTGAACCAGTTCAACACCGACCCGGAAGAGAACCGCAGCTACGAAGTGGGTACGAAGTGGGATATCCTCGATGAGAAGGTCTCCTTCACGGCGGCCCTCTTCCGCACGGAGAAGACCAATGCCCGTACCGCTGACCCCGCTGACCCGACGAACTTCGAACTCTCGGGTGAGCAGGTCGTCCAGGGTGCTGAGTTCGGCATCAATGGCAATATCACCGACAGCTGGCGCGTCTTCGCGGGCTACACCTATCTCGACAGCGAGATCGAAGCCTCGGCGAACGCGGATGAAGTGGGCAACCATGTTCCCAACACGCCTGAGCACTCCTTCAACCTCTGGACGGTCTATGACCTGCCTTACGGCTTCCAGATCGGTGCAGGCGCTCAGTACGTGGGCAGCCGCTTCAACAACAACCTGAACCAGCGTGAAGCTCCGGATTACTGGACCTTCGACGCGATGCTGGGCTATCAGGTGAACGAAAACATCGCCATTCGTCTCAACGTGTACAACCTCGCCGACGAGGACTACATCGACCGCGTGGGTGGTGGTCACTTCGTCCCTGGCCCGGGCCGTTCGGCGGTGGTTTCGCTCAACGTTAAGTTCTAA
- a CDS encoding Fe2+-dependent dioxygenase, with product MLIRIPDVLNAEQVAHARQVLDQAEWTDGRVTAGHQSAKTKDNMQIPEGHPAAKELGGMILDALSRNPLFLSSALPLKIFPPLFNRYTGGQSFGTHVDNAIRQVPGTPLRIRTDLSATLFFADPEEYDGGELCIEDMYGVQRVKLPAGHMVLYPATSLHHVTPVTRGARVCSFFWLQSMIRDDMQRSLLFDLDLAIQRLSRDLPGNDTVEKTNVQLTGVYHNLLRQWAEM from the coding sequence ATGCTGATCCGCATCCCTGACGTTCTAAACGCAGAACAAGTCGCGCACGCGCGGCAGGTGCTGGACCAGGCAGAGTGGACTGATGGCCGGGTAACCGCCGGTCATCAGTCTGCCAAGACCAAGGACAACATGCAGATTCCTGAGGGGCATCCCGCCGCGAAGGAACTGGGTGGCATGATCCTGGATGCCTTGAGCCGCAACCCCCTCTTTCTTTCTTCAGCGCTTCCGCTGAAGATCTTCCCCCCGTTGTTCAATCGCTATACCGGGGGCCAGTCCTTCGGCACGCATGTGGACAATGCCATCCGCCAGGTGCCGGGCACCCCGCTGCGCATTCGCACGGACTTGTCCGCCACGCTTTTCTTCGCAGATCCCGAAGAGTATGACGGTGGTGAACTGTGCATCGAAGACATGTATGGCGTGCAGCGCGTGAAGCTGCCGGCCGGTCACATGGTGCTCTATCCCGCGACCAGCCTGCATCACGTGACGCCTGTCACCCGTGGCGCGCGTGTTTGCTCCTTCTTCTGGCTGCAGAGCATGATCCGCGATGACATGCAGCGCTCTCTGTTGTTTGATCTCGATCTCGCCATCCAGCGTCTGAGCCGTGACCTTCCCGGCAATGACACGGTGGAGAAGACGAACGTGCAGCTCACGGGCGTATATCACAACTTGCTCCGCCAATGGGCGGAGATGTAA